One region of Haloprofundus salilacus genomic DNA includes:
- a CDS encoding pyridoxal phosphate-dependent aminotransferase, with protein sequence MTEFSERVERISISGIRKVFEAAGDDAINLGIGQPDFPTPDHARAAAVDAIESGKADGYTPNKGVLPLREAIAAKHETDQGVSLSPERVIATAGGSEALHIALEAHVDEGEEVIIPDPGFVSYDALTKLAGGDPVPVALREDLTLDPAAVEDAITENTAAFVVNSPGNPTGAVSPEEDIREFARIADEHDVLCISDEVYEYTVFDGEFHSPVEYAETDNVVVVNSASKLFSMTGWRLGWVYGSERRIERMLRVHQYVQACASAPAQYAAEAALSGPRDIVDEMTASFRERRDLVVDGLTDAGLEVPTPGGAFYAMPKVPDGWIDEVLSSGVIVVPGDAFGEHGAGYARLSYATRTEDLKEAIEIMTDAARAVR encoded by the coding sequence ATGACGGAGTTCTCCGAGCGAGTCGAGCGAATCTCTATCAGCGGCATCCGGAAGGTGTTCGAGGCGGCGGGCGACGACGCCATCAACCTCGGCATCGGCCAACCGGACTTCCCGACGCCTGACCACGCGCGAGCGGCCGCCGTCGACGCCATCGAGTCGGGAAAGGCCGACGGCTACACCCCGAACAAGGGCGTGCTTCCGCTCCGCGAGGCCATCGCCGCCAAACACGAGACGGACCAGGGCGTGAGCCTCTCGCCCGAGCGGGTCATCGCAACGGCCGGAGGAAGCGAGGCGCTCCACATCGCACTTGAGGCGCACGTCGACGAAGGAGAGGAGGTCATCATCCCCGACCCCGGCTTCGTCTCCTACGACGCGCTGACGAAGCTCGCGGGCGGCGACCCCGTCCCCGTGGCGCTCCGCGAGGACCTGACGCTCGACCCGGCGGCGGTCGAAGACGCCATCACCGAGAACACGGCGGCGTTCGTCGTCAATAGCCCCGGTAACCCCACGGGGGCAGTTTCTCCCGAGGAGGACATCCGCGAGTTCGCCCGCATCGCCGACGAACACGACGTGCTCTGCATCTCCGACGAGGTGTACGAGTACACCGTCTTCGACGGCGAGTTCCACTCGCCCGTCGAGTACGCCGAGACGGACAACGTCGTCGTCGTCAACTCTGCCTCCAAACTGTTCTCGATGACCGGATGGCGACTCGGCTGGGTGTACGGCTCCGAGCGACGCATCGAGCGGATGCTCCGCGTCCACCAGTACGTGCAAGCCTGCGCGAGCGCCCCGGCGCAGTACGCCGCGGAGGCGGCGCTGTCGGGACCGCGCGACATCGTCGACGAAATGACGGCGTCGTTCCGCGAGCGTCGCGACCTCGTCGTCGACGGTCTCACCGACGCCGGACTGGAGGTGCCGACGCCCGGCGGCGCGTTCTACGCGATGCCCAAGGTTCCCGACGGCTGGATCGACGAGGTGCTCTCGAGCGGCGTCATCGTCGTCCCTGGCGACGCCTTCGGCGAACACGGCGCGGGCTACGCCCGACTGTCGTACGCGACGAGGACCGAGGACCTGAAGGAAGCCATTGAAATCATGACCGACGCTGCGCGCGCGGTCCGCTGA
- a CDS encoding right-handed parallel beta-helix repeat-containing protein yields MNIRDGLVFGVVTIVVLSMFGGFVGVAAGQSDVTEIDDCMVLTEPGRYVLTSDVRNSEGLAYDDYSACLVVNTDGTVVIDGDGHVVDGQGGDADADEDDHRTAGLEAGGYFGNLTVTDVTFSDWDTGISSEGGAENLTLEHVTLTDNTVGMFGYGGIFVIRDSTFRDNGVALYTEFATTTVESSLVEGNGGGLVVNEGQGVIVGNDVQNNERVGISFAVGGGSVVRNNDVTDNGVGIQIWSHNAAVVEDNRVTNNDRHGILVLGADDFGDSDGNVIRDNEVVGNGVNGIYLVDFTVENVVEHNVVRDNGNDGIGVQGFNENGEYGPAERNVVRSNLVENNRDDGISLGEGAIDTDVVENEISDNGGDGVFVRGAEGTTLDGNEIVGNGVNGVNAVRTSDLTVVDNVVDANRNDGIGLTNTDGATVESNNVSDNGDDGIGVGESDGNEFADNDVTGNGDDGFFVRGSDENTLEGNVVRDNGDDGIYLLRADSNDIVDNEVVSNDDESIELDNSDDNLVENNDVSNNGGREILVRNGSSGNVVRNN; encoded by the coding sequence TAACCGAGATAGACGACTGTATGGTCCTCACCGAACCGGGACGGTACGTCCTGACGAGCGACGTGAGAAACAGCGAAGGGTTGGCGTACGACGACTACAGCGCCTGTCTGGTCGTTAACACCGACGGAACTGTCGTCATCGACGGCGACGGTCACGTCGTCGACGGGCAGGGTGGCGACGCCGACGCGGACGAGGACGACCACCGGACGGCCGGACTGGAGGCAGGCGGATACTTTGGCAACCTGACCGTCACCGACGTTACCTTCTCCGACTGGGACACCGGCATCTCCTCCGAAGGAGGCGCCGAGAATCTCACGCTCGAACACGTCACGCTGACAGACAACACCGTCGGCATGTTCGGGTACGGCGGGATTTTCGTTATCCGCGATAGCACCTTCAGAGACAACGGTGTCGCCCTGTACACGGAGTTCGCCACGACTACGGTCGAGTCGAGCCTCGTCGAGGGCAACGGCGGGGGCCTCGTAGTGAACGAGGGACAGGGAGTGATCGTCGGGAACGACGTGCAGAACAACGAACGCGTGGGAATCAGCTTCGCCGTCGGCGGCGGGAGCGTCGTCAGAAACAACGACGTCACCGACAACGGGGTCGGTATCCAGATCTGGTCGCACAACGCCGCCGTCGTCGAGGACAACCGGGTCACCAACAACGACCGCCACGGCATCCTCGTCCTCGGCGCCGACGACTTCGGCGACTCTGACGGGAACGTCATCCGCGACAACGAGGTCGTCGGTAACGGCGTCAACGGTATCTACCTCGTCGACTTCACTGTCGAGAACGTCGTCGAGCACAACGTCGTCCGCGACAACGGCAACGACGGCATCGGCGTCCAGGGCTTCAACGAGAACGGCGAATACGGTCCCGCCGAGCGTAACGTGGTTCGCTCGAACCTCGTCGAGAACAACCGCGACGACGGCATCAGCCTCGGCGAGGGTGCTATCGACACCGACGTCGTCGAGAACGAAATCAGCGATAACGGCGGTGACGGGGTCTTCGTCCGCGGCGCCGAAGGAACGACGCTCGACGGCAACGAAATCGTCGGGAACGGCGTCAACGGCGTCAACGCTGTCCGCACGTCCGACCTCACCGTCGTCGACAACGTCGTCGACGCGAACCGTAACGACGGCATCGGCCTCACGAACACCGACGGCGCGACCGTCGAAAGCAACAACGTCAGCGACAACGGTGACGACGGCATCGGGGTGGGCGAGAGCGACGGCAACGAGTTCGCCGACAACGACGTCACCGGTAACGGCGACGACGGGTTCTTCGTGCGCGGGTCCGACGAGAACACCCTCGAAGGTAACGTCGTCCGCGACAACGGTGACGACGGTATCTACCTCCTTCGCGCCGACAGTAACGACATCGTCGACAACGAGGTCGTGAGCAACGACGACGAGAGCATCGAACTCGACAACTCCGACGACAACCTCGTCGAAAACAACGACGTTAGCAACAACGGCGGTCGTGAGATACTTGTGCGTAACGGCTCGAGCGGCAACGTCGTTCGCAACAACTGA